From the Mycoplasmatota bacterium genome, one window contains:
- a CDS encoding ATP-binding cassette domain-containing protein has product MLELKNVSKSFQDKKVFDKFKLTVDKNDFITIIGSNGAGKSTLLNLISGELSVDQGVISLNGDDITHLKAYKKAKKMSRVFQKPLLGTSPSLTIIENLSIILAKRTGFGLRYAVKKKNIDYFKSLLKPLNLGLENQLNTKVGLLSGGQKQALSLIMATLSKPQLLLLDEHTAALDPETAKIILELTKNLVEKQEITTLMITHNLNDAITYGNRLIMLDKGKALLDIHGKEKQSLTSNDLLNLFKQAKSNISSETFFS; this is encoded by the coding sequence ATGTTAGAATTAAAAAATGTTAGTAAATCTTTTCAAGATAAAAAAGTTTTTGATAAGTTTAAATTAACTGTTGATAAAAATGATTTTATTACGATTATTGGTAGTAATGGTGCAGGTAAATCGACATTACTAAATCTTATCTCTGGAGAATTAAGTGTTGATCAAGGTGTAATTAGTTTAAACGGTGATGATATTACTCATTTAAAAGCATATAAAAAAGCAAAAAAAATGAGTCGTGTCTTTCAAAAACCACTTTTAGGAACGTCACCTTCTTTAACTATTATTGAAAATCTATCAATTATTTTAGCCAAAAGAACAGGTTTTGGATTAAGGTATGCGGTTAAAAAGAAAAATATAGATTATTTTAAATCTTTATTAAAACCATTAAATTTAGGATTAGAAAATCAGTTGAATACAAAAGTGGGTTTATTATCAGGTGGGCAAAAGCAAGCATTATCACTTATAATGGCTACTTTATCAAAGCCTCAGTTACTTTTATTAGATGAACATACAGCTGCGCTAGACCCAGAAACAGCAAAAATTATTTTAGAGTTAACTAAAAATTTAGTTGAAAAACAAGAAATTACCACCTTAATGATTACGCATAATTTAAATGATGCCATAACTTATGGTAACCGTCTAATTATGTTAGATAAAGGAAAAGCGTTACTTGATATACATGGTAAAGAAAAACAATCTTTAACAAGTAATGATTTATTAAATTTATTTAAACAAGCTAAAAGTAATATAAGTTCAGAAACATTTTTTAGTTAA
- a CDS encoding ABC transporter permease codes for MIIINVLEQGFIFALLALGVYITYKILDFPDLTVDGSIVLGASVTGMLITKNFDPLTLTVFSVFSGLIAGFLTGIIHVYLKISHLLSGILIMISLYSINLRIMNSPNINFFQYDTIFNHFWIKNKLIILGVVVLLVKLLLDLFLKTKLGMLLKITGDNPQLITSLGIDIGKMKIFGLMISNGLVALSGSLLAQYQRFSDINSGAGTIVIGLAAVIIGQALFKFKFIFIKDTTAVILGAITYKLIQAYTLQLGLLANDFKLITALIIILILGLHHFKSNLKGSDVKC; via the coding sequence ATGATTATTATTAATGTATTAGAACAAGGATTCATATTTGCCTTACTTGCTTTAGGTGTTTATATTACTTATAAAATTTTAGACTTTCCTGATTTAACAGTGGATGGTAGTATCGTTTTAGGAGCAAGTGTAACAGGGATGTTAATAACGAAAAATTTTGATCCACTGACATTAACCGTTTTTTCTGTATTCAGCGGTTTAATTGCGGGATTTCTAACAGGTATAATCCATGTTTATTTAAAAATCAGTCACTTACTTTCAGGAATTCTTATTATGATTAGTTTATATTCAATTAATTTGCGAATAATGAATAGTCCTAATATTAATTTTTTTCAATATGATACTATTTTTAATCACTTTTGGATTAAAAATAAACTAATCATATTAGGGGTAGTTGTTTTACTTGTTAAATTACTTTTAGATTTATTTTTAAAAACGAAATTAGGGATGCTTTTAAAAATAACAGGTGATAATCCACAATTAATAACTTCATTAGGAATTGATATTGGTAAGATGAAAATATTTGGATTAATGATTTCGAATGGTTTAGTCGCTTTATCTGGTTCGCTTTTAGCACAATATCAACGATTTAGCGATATTAATTCAGGTGCAGGAACCATTGTTATTGGGTTAGCAGCTGTTATTATTGGGCAAGCACTTTTTAAATTCAAGTTTATTTTTATTAAGGACACAACAGCCGTTATACTTGGGGCGATTACTTATAAACTAATACAAGCCTATACTTTACAGCTTGGTTTACTCGCAAATGATTTTAAATTAATTACAGCACTTATAATCATTTTAATTCTCGGACTTCATCACTTTAAATCGAATTTAAAAGGAAGTGATGTAAAATGTTAG